In Polaribacter sp. Hel_I_88, the following proteins share a genomic window:
- a CDS encoding GIY-YIG nuclease family protein → MGKKLTVYMIDGTAYGPRLSEIGNWVGKAIYSPRSSINKIINRNEFDNPGVYCLKGDPTDEAFDEKIYIGEAENIKVRLKQHLSDPNKDFKELIFFVSKDELLTKTQIRYLESRLVQIAIDAKTAQIDNGNSPSLPTLHEADISDMEYFLEQIKLILPVMGFKFLISSTIKESDKNNISDKISIHETYLIKTKTFKATMQETDQGYIISKGSEAKKSLSNSCTDTYRNMRRKLVETGIMKENLDKLIFTEDTVFNSPSAASNMVLGRNSNGFTEWITKNGLTFKEVQENINN, encoded by the coding sequence ATGGGAAAAAAATTGACTGTCTACATGATTGATGGGACTGCTTATGGTCCTAGATTGAGTGAAATTGGGAATTGGGTAGGTAAAGCTATTTATAGTCCTCGATCATCAATTAATAAAATAATTAATAGAAATGAATTTGATAATCCTGGTGTTTATTGTTTAAAAGGTGATCCTACTGATGAAGCTTTTGACGAAAAAATTTATATAGGTGAAGCAGAAAACATAAAAGTTAGATTAAAACAACATCTTAGCGACCCAAATAAAGATTTTAAGGAATTAATATTCTTTGTAAGTAAAGATGAGTTATTAACAAAAACACAAATAAGATATTTAGAATCTAGATTAGTACAAATTGCAATTGATGCTAAAACTGCTCAAATTGATAATGGAAATTCTCCTAGTCTTCCAACCTTGCATGAAGCAGATATATCTGATATGGAATATTTTCTAGAACAGATAAAGTTAATTTTACCTGTAATGGGCTTCAAATTTTTAATTTCATCAACAATAAAAGAAAGTGATAAAAATAATATTTCTGATAAAATATCAATTCACGAAACTTATTTAATAAAAACAAAAACTTTCAAAGCAACAATGCAAGAAACTGATCAAGGTTATATAATTTCTAAAGGAAGTGAAGCTAAAAAAAGTTTATCAAATTCTTGTACTGACACTTATAGAAATATGAGACGAAAATTAGTTGAAACTGGTATAATGAAAGAAAACCTAGATAAGTTAATTTTTACAGAAGATACAGTTTTTAACAGCCCTAGTGCAGCCTCTAATATGGTTTTGGGTAGAAATTCAAATGGGTTTACAGAGTGGATTACCAAAAATGGTTTGACATTTAAAGAAGTTCAAGAAAATATCAACAATTAA
- a CDS encoding Tex family protein, giving the protein MQLLQYIIQQTQLSSKSVENTISLLNEDATIPFISRYRKEMTGNLDEVQIGEIVKFKELFDALEKRKSTILKVLEEQNVLTSELENQVKNSKDLISLEDLYLPYKKKRKTKSETARLQGLEPLAKMILSQNVNNLQQTASKYTSKEVTNIDDALEGARFIIAEWINERTDIRNNIRRELERFATISSKIIKSKIDEENAQKFKDYFDWSESLKNIPSHRLLAILRAENEGFIRVKIEVDSERLLQRIENRIIKSQNNCTAQIELAIQDAYKRLLFPSLSNEALSIAKEKADEDAINVFTKNLKQLLLGSPLGEKRILAIDPGFKSGCKVVCLNEQGDLLHNENIYPHQPQNQANEAKKKLGSLAETYKIDAIAIGNGTASRETEDLVKKIIFKDKIDVFVVSEAGASIYSASKIARDEFPNYDVTVRGSVSIGRRLQDPLAELVKIDAKSIGVGQYQHDVDQTKLKKSLDTTVESCVNTVGVNINTASESLLSYVSGIGPKLAENIVNYRNENGSFSSRKEIKKVPRLGGKAFEQAAGFLRIKNGKNPLDDSAVHPESYFLVDKIAKDVKKNVSNLIGNKEILQKINLKNYISENIGLPTLQDIVKELEKPGLDPRAKAKAFSFDENIKSIADLRTGQLLPGIVNNITNFGCFVDIGIKESGLIHVSNLSETFVKDINAIVNLQQQIIVKVLKVDVVRKRIQLALMK; this is encoded by the coding sequence ATGCAACTACTTCAATATATAATTCAACAAACACAACTTTCATCAAAATCTGTAGAAAATACTATTTCTCTGTTAAATGAAGATGCAACCATTCCTTTTATCAGTAGATATAGAAAGGAAATGACAGGGAATTTAGATGAAGTGCAAATTGGCGAAATTGTAAAATTCAAAGAACTTTTTGACGCTTTAGAAAAACGAAAATCGACAATTTTAAAAGTGTTAGAAGAACAAAATGTTTTAACAAGTGAATTAGAGAATCAAGTTAAAAATTCTAAAGATTTAATCTCTTTAGAAGATTTGTATTTGCCTTACAAGAAAAAACGAAAAACCAAATCAGAAACTGCTCGTTTGCAAGGTTTAGAACCTTTGGCAAAGATGATATTAAGCCAAAATGTAAATAACTTACAACAAACTGCCTCAAAATATACATCAAAAGAAGTAACAAATATTGATGATGCTTTGGAAGGCGCACGTTTTATAATTGCAGAATGGATTAATGAAAGGACAGATATTAGAAACAATATCAGAAGAGAATTAGAACGTTTTGCCACAATTTCATCAAAAATAATTAAGAGTAAAATTGATGAAGAAAACGCACAAAAATTTAAAGATTATTTTGATTGGAGTGAAAGTTTAAAAAATATTCCTTCACATAGATTACTAGCAATTTTAAGAGCAGAAAACGAAGGTTTTATTCGAGTTAAGATTGAAGTTGATTCAGAAAGATTGTTACAAAGAATTGAGAATAGAATTATCAAGTCTCAAAACAATTGTACAGCACAAATTGAGTTGGCAATTCAAGATGCTTATAAACGTTTGTTATTTCCTTCTCTATCAAATGAAGCTTTATCAATTGCGAAAGAAAAAGCAGATGAAGATGCTATAAATGTCTTCACAAAAAACCTAAAACAGTTGTTATTAGGTTCGCCTTTAGGTGAAAAACGTATTTTGGCAATCGATCCTGGTTTTAAATCTGGCTGTAAAGTGGTTTGTTTAAATGAACAAGGAGATTTACTACACAATGAAAATATTTATCCTCATCAACCACAAAATCAAGCTAATGAAGCCAAAAAAAAATTAGGTTCTTTAGCTGAAACTTATAAAATTGATGCAATTGCAATCGGAAATGGAACAGCTTCCAGAGAAACAGAAGATTTAGTTAAAAAAATTATTTTTAAAGATAAAATTGATGTTTTTGTGGTGAGTGAAGCTGGAGCCTCTATTTATTCTGCATCAAAAATTGCAAGAGACGAATTCCCAAATTACGATGTTACAGTTCGTGGTTCTGTTTCTATTGGACGAAGATTGCAAGACCCTTTAGCTGAATTGGTAAAGATTGATGCAAAATCGATTGGAGTTGGGCAATATCAGCATGATGTTGATCAAACAAAATTGAAAAAATCTTTAGATACAACTGTAGAAAGTTGTGTAAATACTGTTGGTGTAAACATTAATACTGCAAGTGAATCTTTGTTGAGTTACGTTTCTGGTATTGGACCAAAATTGGCGGAAAATATTGTAAATTATAGAAATGAAAATGGCTCTTTTTCATCAAGAAAAGAAATTAAAAAAGTACCAAGATTAGGAGGAAAAGCTTTTGAACAAGCTGCAGGTTTTTTAAGAATCAAGAACGGAAAAAATCCTTTAGATGATTCTGCTGTACATCCAGAAAGCTATTTTTTGGTTGATAAAATTGCCAAAGATGTAAAGAAAAATGTTTCTAATTTGATTGGAAATAAAGAAATTCTCCAAAAAATAAACTTAAAAAATTATATTTCTGAAAACATTGGTTTGCCAACATTACAGGACATTGTAAAAGAATTAGAAAAACCAGGTTTAGATCCAAGAGCCAAAGCAAAAGCGTTTTCTTTTGATGAAAATATCAAATCAATTGCTGATTTAAGAACAGGACAACTTTTACCAGGAATAGTAAATAACATTACTAATTTTGGCTGTTTTGTAGATATTGGCATCAAAGAAAGTGGCTTAATTCACGTTTCTAATTTATCAGAAACTTTTGTAAAAGATATAAATGCAATCGTTAATTTACAACAACAAATTATTGTAAAAGTTTTAAAGGTTGATGTTGTGAGGAAGAGAATTCAATTGGCTTTGATGAAGTAA
- a CDS encoding ELWxxDGT repeat protein → MKKILLFTFCIFSFSFSAQIQVASDVNQGTVGSSLQNFFKFKNQLFFSAELGDEFSNNDSVRKLWKTDGTESGTIQIDNLPDKGYFATDNFIYFLEGRDLWKTDGTEANSTKIKENLGYNNPVVGVFKDFVYYLEYVDADFSGLFKTDGNTTELLISFPRNEFASTNGTFNGNGLSKLDDNRFVAYINTKTLGLEPYISDGTAAGTYFLKEVGVNTFQTVSAKPSNFYKASDKFLFLNGDKELWATDGTDVGTLKLETFTGTPSSKILGITSFNNKVYFAFTHELWETDGTEAGTKLVLSNVNGDGGIQVIVNRGNDLLLILQRGIHIFDDTTTTTTRLTTPDITSVRQYAASTTTKTYFVSNYKNQGDRVWVTNGTNTGTYALDPFWPDGQTPTFNMYTLGEKLIFTGTIGAYDIGELWISDGTNTGTKLLKDINKTGNLDSEPKFQTELNGKIYFAADDNIHGRELFVFDGTTTTLVKDIHPGFQSSNPFDFYLINDKIFFKAYTTEKGYELWITDGTEAGTKIVKDINPNGDTFLNDGRAYVRVGEFKIFNNQLYFYANNGTNGMEPWKSDGTEEGTIMLKDILPGSNSSYQESLDARPLFVEVNNELYFYVGGSSINNTSYTMWKTNGTIAGTQKATQISNVIRNGTINAFTYFSFNNELYFYGRNNRTNKTELQRTDTATDGVIGIPNTGNTTFYPVKDKVYFNKTESGVTGDEMWALEKDDSIAIVADIVPGSRGINSTNFFAHNSYLYFAIRNASSQTELWRLSNTTAPEKLYSKDSETGTSSIDQYFDYVAKGEKMFINTKHFGNSDFIYRMYFVENSGTLTPVLSTNSFDVNYENLPGGLAALSTFIENDFYFTGSFNDKGEELLVTNLSAVLSTDNFDTLSFDGQLGFTIYPNPVNSMLYIKSNKPIKSGIVYNLLGKKIATTSFNSIDVSKLNSGMYILKVEDEFGNIYSKKWIKN, encoded by the coding sequence ATGAAAAAAATACTACTTTTTACGTTTTGCATCTTTAGCTTTTCATTTAGTGCTCAAATTCAAGTGGCAAGTGATGTAAATCAGGGAACTGTTGGAAGCTCTTTACAAAATTTCTTTAAATTCAAAAATCAATTATTCTTTTCTGCTGAACTTGGAGATGAGTTTTCTAATAACGATTCAGTAAGAAAACTTTGGAAAACTGATGGAACAGAAAGTGGCACTATTCAAATAGATAATCTTCCAGATAAAGGATATTTTGCAACAGATAATTTTATATATTTTCTAGAAGGTAGAGATCTTTGGAAAACTGATGGAACAGAAGCGAATTCAACAAAAATAAAAGAAAATTTAGGATACAATAACCCTGTTGTAGGTGTGTTTAAAGATTTTGTCTATTATTTAGAATATGTAGACGCAGATTTTAGCGGTTTATTTAAAACTGATGGAAATACTACAGAATTATTAATCTCTTTTCCTAGAAATGAATTTGCAAGTACAAATGGCACTTTTAACGGAAATGGATTATCAAAATTAGATGATAATCGATTTGTAGCTTATATCAACACTAAAACGTTAGGTTTGGAACCTTATATTTCTGATGGTACAGCTGCTGGAACCTATTTCTTAAAAGAAGTGGGTGTAAATACGTTTCAAACTGTAAGTGCAAAACCATCTAATTTTTACAAAGCTTCAGATAAATTTTTGTTTTTAAATGGTGACAAAGAGTTATGGGCAACAGATGGCACAGATGTTGGAACTTTAAAATTGGAAACATTTACAGGAACACCTTCTTCTAAAATTTTAGGCATAACCTCTTTTAACAACAAAGTTTATTTTGCATTTACGCACGAACTTTGGGAAACAGATGGCACAGAAGCTGGCACAAAATTAGTATTAAGTAACGTAAATGGTGATGGAGGCATACAAGTAATTGTGAATAGAGGAAATGATTTACTACTAATATTACAAAGAGGTATTCATATTTTTGACGATACAACAACAACTACAACAAGGTTAACAACACCAGATATAACTTCTGTAAGACAATATGCTGCAAGCACAACAACTAAAACCTATTTTGTATCTAATTATAAAAATCAAGGAGATAGAGTTTGGGTTACCAATGGTACAAATACTGGCACTTATGCTTTAGATCCTTTTTGGCCAGATGGACAAACACCAACTTTTAATATGTATACTTTAGGAGAAAAATTAATATTTACTGGAACCATTGGGGCTTATGATATTGGAGAGCTTTGGATTTCTGATGGCACAAATACAGGTACAAAATTATTAAAAGACATCAATAAAACAGGTAATTTAGATTCAGAACCAAAATTTCAAACAGAATTAAATGGTAAAATTTATTTTGCTGCAGATGATAACATCCATGGTAGAGAATTGTTTGTTTTTGATGGCACAACTACAACTTTGGTTAAAGACATTCATCCAGGATTTCAATCTAGTAATCCTTTCGATTTTTATTTAATAAACGATAAAATCTTTTTTAAAGCTTATACCACAGAAAAAGGATACGAACTTTGGATTACAGATGGCACAGAAGCAGGCACTAAAATTGTAAAAGACATCAATCCAAATGGTGATACTTTTTTAAATGATGGAAGAGCCTATGTAAGAGTTGGAGAGTTTAAAATTTTTAACAATCAACTCTATTTTTATGCAAATAACGGCACAAATGGCATGGAACCTTGGAAATCTGATGGTACAGAAGAAGGCACAATAATGTTAAAAGATATTCTTCCTGGATCAAACTCAAGTTATCAAGAATCACTAGATGCAAGACCACTTTTTGTAGAAGTAAACAACGAACTATATTTTTATGTTGGAGGTTCTAGCATTAACAATACAAGTTATACAATGTGGAAAACAAACGGAACTATTGCTGGAACCCAAAAAGCAACGCAAATAAGCAATGTAATTAGAAACGGAACTATAAACGCATTTACGTATTTCTCTTTTAATAACGAATTGTATTTCTATGGAAGAAATAATAGAACTAATAAAACAGAATTACAAAGAACAGATACTGCTACAGATGGTGTTATTGGAATTCCAAATACAGGAAATACAACATTTTACCCTGTAAAAGACAAAGTATATTTTAACAAGACAGAAAGTGGAGTTACAGGCGATGAAATGTGGGCTTTAGAAAAAGATGATAGTATTGCTATTGTTGCAGACATTGTGCCTGGTTCACGAGGTATAAACTCAACCAATTTTTTTGCTCATAATAGTTATTTATACTTTGCTATCAGAAATGCTTCTTCGCAAACAGAATTATGGCGTTTAAGCAACACAACAGCTCCAGAAAAACTATATTCTAAAGATTCTGAAACTGGCACAAGTAGTATAGATCAATATTTTGATTATGTTGCAAAAGGAGAAAAAATGTTTATAAACACAAAACATTTTGGAAACTCTGATTTTATTTATAGAATGTATTTTGTGGAAAATTCTGGCACATTAACCCCTGTTTTATCTACAAACAGTTTTGATGTTAATTATGAAAATTTACCAGGAGGTTTGGCTGCTTTAAGCACTTTTATTGAAAACGATTTTTATTTTACAGGTAGTTTCAATGATAAAGGTGAAGAATTATTAGTAACAAATTTAAGTGCTGTTTTAAGTACAGATAATTTTGATACCTTAAGTTTTGATGGACAATTAGGTTTCACAATTTATCCAAATCCAGTAAATTCTATGTTGTATATCAAATCAAACAAACCAATAAAATCTGGAATAGTTTACAATTTATTAGGAAAAAAAATTGCAACTACTTCTTTTAATTCTATTGATGTTTCGAAACTAAATTCAGGTATGTATATTTTAAAAGTTGAAGATGAATTTGGCAATATTTACTCTAAAAAGTGGATTAAGAATTAA
- a CDS encoding GNAT family N-acetyltransferase, with the protein MKIRLSTFDDIPNIMSIIDDAKAYLASQNIDQWQNGYPNAVQIENDINKGESYVVVNKENQIMATSMFTLRKEPTYKIIEGKWLVSEDEVYGVIHRLAIKKEFRQFGLATFLFHEFHLQLEEKNIKSLKIDTHEENIGMQSLIKKLGYKYCGIIYTNYNAKRLAFEKVIS; encoded by the coding sequence ATGAAAATAAGACTTTCTACTTTTGATGATATTCCAAATATTATGTCCATTATTGATGATGCAAAAGCGTATTTAGCTTCTCAAAATATCGATCAATGGCAAAATGGCTATCCAAATGCTGTACAAATTGAAAATGACATTAACAAAGGCGAAAGTTATGTGGTTGTCAATAAAGAAAATCAAATTATGGCAACATCTATGTTCACCTTAAGAAAAGAGCCTACTTATAAAATTATTGAAGGAAAATGGCTCGTTTCAGAAGATGAAGTGTATGGTGTAATTCATAGATTGGCCATTAAAAAAGAATTCAGACAATTTGGTTTGGCAACTTTTCTATTTCACGAATTTCATTTACAATTGGAAGAAAAAAATATCAAAAGTTTAAAGATTGATACCCATGAAGAAAATATTGGTATGCAATCTTTAATCAAAAAATTGGGTTATAAATACTGTGGAATTATTTATACTAATTACAATGCAAAAAGATTGGCTTTTGAGAAAGTGATTTCTTAA
- a CDS encoding fumarylacetoacetate hydrolase family protein translates to MKILGIGSNYVSDLKELEEKRKAKKFIFSKPESSLAVNCDVLYPSNITNELIYEIELVIKIGKEGKNITKETANSYISEIAVGIDYTATDLLNDARETKHPWDFAKGFDGAAPISSFKPVSNYNLDDINFDLKINGEEKQKSNTAYMINDFADIIVFISNYMTLQPGDLIFTGTPALGKGEVFKGDHLQCSIEGELLLDFKMI, encoded by the coding sequence ATGAAAATATTAGGAATTGGTAGTAATTACGTATCAGATTTAAAGGAACTTGAAGAGAAAAGGAAAGCTAAGAAATTTATTTTTTCTAAACCCGAAAGTAGTTTAGCTGTTAATTGTGATGTTCTGTATCCAAGTAATATTACCAACGAATTAATTTACGAAATTGAGCTAGTTATCAAAATAGGAAAAGAAGGAAAAAATATTACCAAAGAAACTGCAAATTCTTACATTTCTGAAATTGCTGTTGGTATTGATTATACTGCAACAGATCTTTTAAATGATGCTAGAGAAACCAAACATCCTTGGGATTTTGCCAAAGGTTTTGATGGTGCTGCTCCAATTTCTAGCTTTAAACCTGTTTCTAATTATAATTTAGATGATATTAATTTCGATTTAAAAATTAATGGCGAAGAAAAACAAAAAAGTAATACAGCTTATATGATTAACGATTTTGCTGATATTATCGTATTTATTTCCAATTATATGACTTTGCAACCTGGAGACTTAATTTTTACTGGAACTCCTGCTTTGGGAAAAGGAGAAGTTTTTAAAGGCGATCATTTACAATGTTCAATTGAGGGTGAATTATTGTTAGATTTTAAAATGATATAA
- the lysA gene encoding diaminopimelate decarboxylase → MKIIVENTQLLELANKYGSPLYVYDTDKIESQYNRLTNAFSNVKNLKLNYAVKALSNINILKFFKNLGAGLDTVSYQEVQLGLTTGIDPKKIIYTPNGVSLKEIEEVAKLGVQINIDNLSILESFGQKHPEIPVCVRINPHIMAGGNSKISVGHIDSKFGISIHQVPHIKRVVENTKMNINGIHMHTGSDILDIDTFLRATEILFDVAKQFDNIDFIDFGSGFKVPYKEGDISTDIEQLGVQLSERFNEFCVEYGKDITLMFEPGKFLVSEAGVFLAKVNVVKQTTSTVFAHVDSGFNHLVRPMMYNSHHHITNISNPTGRDRYYSVVGYICETDTFASNRRISEISEEDVLCFHNAGAYCFSMASNYNSRYLPAEVMIVDGKDYLIRKRQTIKDILHNQEIVEFSSNKKKEAVTA, encoded by the coding sequence ATTAAAATAATCGTGGAAAATACACAACTTTTAGAATTAGCAAATAAATACGGAAGCCCTTTATATGTATATGATACAGATAAAATTGAATCTCAATATAACAGATTAACAAATGCTTTTAGCAATGTTAAAAACTTAAAATTGAATTATGCTGTAAAAGCACTTTCTAACATCAATATTTTAAAATTCTTTAAAAATTTAGGTGCTGGTTTAGATACTGTTTCTTATCAAGAAGTTCAGTTGGGTTTAACAACAGGAATTGATCCGAAGAAAATAATTTACACACCAAATGGCGTTTCTTTAAAAGAAATTGAAGAAGTTGCCAAATTAGGGGTTCAAATTAATATTGATAATCTTTCTATTCTAGAATCTTTTGGACAAAAGCATCCAGAAATCCCTGTTTGTGTACGTATAAACCCACATATTATGGCTGGTGGAAATTCTAAAATTTCTGTTGGGCATATCGATTCTAAATTTGGAATATCCATACACCAAGTTCCTCATATTAAAAGAGTTGTAGAAAATACAAAAATGAATATCAATGGAATTCATATGCACACAGGTTCTGATATTTTAGATATTGATACTTTTTTACGTGCAACAGAAATCTTGTTTGATGTTGCTAAACAATTTGATAATATCGATTTTATCGATTTTGGAAGTGGTTTTAAAGTACCTTATAAAGAAGGTGATATTTCTACAGATATTGAGCAATTAGGAGTACAATTGTCAGAAAGATTCAACGAATTTTGTGTTGAATATGGTAAAGACATCACTTTAATGTTTGAACCTGGAAAGTTTTTAGTTTCTGAAGCTGGTGTATTTTTAGCAAAAGTAAATGTTGTAAAACAAACTACTTCTACTGTTTTTGCACATGTAGATTCTGGTTTTAATCATTTAGTAAGACCAATGATGTACAACTCTCATCATCATATTACAAATATTTCGAATCCAACTGGAAGAGATCGTTATTATTCTGTGGTAGGTTATATTTGTGAAACAGATACGTTTGCATCTAACAGAAGAATTTCAGAAATTTCAGAAGAAGATGTGTTGTGTTTTCATAATGCAGGAGCGTATTGTTTTTCTATGGCTTCTAATTATAATTCAAGATATTTACCAGCAGAAGTTATGATAGTTGATGGTAAAGATTATTTAATCAGAAAAAGACAAACGATTAAAGATATTTTACACAATCAAGAAATTGTGGAATTTTCATCAAACAAGAAAAAAGAAGCAGTTACAGCATAA
- a CDS encoding DNA topoisomerase IV subunit B: MSEETKYTEDNIRSLDWKEHIRMRPGMYIGKLGDGSSADDGIYILVKEVLDNSIDEYVMGAGKTIEISIHGSKVTVRDYGRGIPLGKVVDVVSKMNTGGKYDSKAFKKSVGLNGVGTKAVNALSSYFRVESSREGKSASAEFSQGNLENQEFLEETSRRKGTKVSFIPDEEIFKKYKYRNEYVAKMLKYYVYLNPGLTIIFNGEKFFSENGLKDLLEDNNNQEDLLYPIIHLKGDDIEIAITHSKTQYSEEYHSFVNGQYTTQGGTHQSAFREAIVKTIRDFYGKSFEASDVRKSIISAIAIKVMEPVFESQTKTKLGSTEMGGDLPTVRTYINDFVKTKLDNFLHRNTEIADKLQKKIVQAEKERKELSGIRKLARDRAKKASLHNKKLRDCRIHLGDTKKEAYLESTLFITEGDSASGSITKSRNVNTQAVFSLKGKPLNSYGLSKKIVYENEEFNLLQAALNIEDGLEDLRYNNIVIATDADVDGMHIRLLLITFFLQFFPELIKEGHLFILETPLFRVRNKKQTFYCYSEEEKKEAIEKLRGKPEITRFKGLGEISPNEFVHFIGDDIRLDPVMLDKEMSIEQMLQFYMGKNTPDRQKFIINNLKVELDTVEDILS; encoded by the coding sequence ATGAGTGAAGAAACAAAATATACAGAAGATAATATTAGATCATTAGACTGGAAAGAGCATATTAGAATGCGACCAGGAATGTATATTGGTAAATTAGGAGATGGCTCTTCTGCAGACGATGGAATTTACATTCTAGTAAAAGAAGTGTTAGATAATTCCATTGATGAATATGTAATGGGTGCAGGAAAAACCATTGAAATTTCTATTCATGGAAGCAAAGTTACAGTTAGAGATTATGGACGTGGAATTCCGTTAGGAAAAGTTGTTGACGTAGTTTCCAAGATGAATACTGGTGGAAAATACGACTCAAAAGCGTTTAAAAAGTCAGTGGGTTTAAATGGTGTGGGTACAAAAGCAGTAAATGCACTATCGTCTTATTTTAGAGTAGAATCTTCACGTGAAGGAAAATCTGCCTCTGCTGAATTTAGCCAAGGAAATTTAGAAAATCAAGAATTTTTAGAAGAAACTTCTCGTAGAAAAGGAACTAAAGTTTCTTTTATTCCTGATGAAGAAATTTTTAAGAAGTACAAATACAGAAACGAATATGTAGCAAAAATGCTAAAATATTATGTGTATTTGAATCCTGGATTAACCATTATTTTTAATGGCGAAAAATTCTTTTCTGAAAATGGATTAAAAGATTTATTAGAAGATAATAACAATCAAGAAGATTTATTATACCCAATTATTCATTTAAAAGGCGATGATATTGAAATTGCAATTACACACAGTAAAACACAATATTCAGAGGAATATCACTCTTTTGTAAATGGTCAATATACAACGCAAGGAGGAACGCATCAATCTGCATTTAGAGAAGCTATTGTAAAAACCATTCGTGATTTTTACGGAAAAAGTTTTGAGGCTTCAGATGTTCGTAAGTCTATAATTTCCGCAATTGCTATCAAAGTAATGGAACCCGTTTTTGAAAGTCAGACAAAAACGAAATTAGGTTCTACAGAAATGGGAGGTGATTTGCCAACTGTACGAACGTACATTAACGATTTTGTAAAAACAAAATTGGATAATTTCTTACACAGAAATACAGAAATCGCAGACAAACTTCAAAAGAAAATTGTTCAAGCAGAAAAAGAGCGTAAAGAACTTTCTGGAATTCGAAAATTAGCAAGAGATAGAGCTAAAAAAGCAAGTTTACACAATAAAAAATTACGTGATTGCAGAATTCATTTAGGAGACACTAAAAAAGAAGCGTATTTAGAATCTACTTTATTTATAACAGAGGGAGATTCTGCTTCTGGATCAATCACAAAATCACGAAATGTAAACACACAAGCCGTTTTTAGTTTAAAAGGAAAACCTTTAAATTCTTATGGATTGAGTAAAAAAATTGTGTATGAAAATGAGGAGTTTAATTTATTGCAAGCTGCTTTAAATATTGAAGATGGTTTAGAGGATTTGCGTTATAATAACATTGTAATTGCAACAGATGCAGATGTAGATGGAATGCACATCAGATTACTGTTGATTACATTTTTCTTGCAATTTTTCCCAGAATTGATCAAAGAAGGACATTTATTTATTTTAGAAACGCCTTTGTTTAGGGTTAGAAATAAGAAGCAAACTTTTTACTGTTATTCTGAAGAAGAGAAAAAAGAAGCTATAGAAAAGTTAAGAGGAAAACCAGAAATAACTCGATTTAAAGGTTTGGGTGAAATTTCACCAAACGAATTTGTTCATTTTATTGGTGATGACATTCGTTTAGATCCTGTAATGTTAGATAAAGAAATGTCGATTGAACAAATGTTGCAATTTTATATGGGTAAGAATACTCCTGATAGACAGAAGTTTATCATCAATAACTTAAAGGTTGAGTTGGATACTGTTGAGGATATCCTATCTTAA
- a CDS encoding ORF6N domain-containing protein, whose translation MKEEEKSIIPDEIISNKIYLIRNQKVMLDRDLAELYRVETKVLKQAVKRNINRFPEDFMFELTKNEFENLRSQIVTSSWGGTRYLPSVFTEQGVAMLSSVLNSDRAIAVNIKIIRIFTKMRDLLSDNLSLRLEIEDIKKKVNNHDKNIELVFSYLDELIEKKENPEERNKIGY comes from the coding sequence ATGAAAGAAGAAGAGAAAAGTATAATTCCGGATGAAATAATATCTAATAAAATCTATTTGATTCGCAATCAAAAGGTAATGTTAGATAGAGATTTAGCGGAATTATATAGAGTTGAAACAAAAGTCTTAAAACAAGCAGTTAAAAGAAATATAAATCGTTTTCCAGAAGATTTTATGTTTGAATTAACGAAAAATGAGTTTGAAAACTTGAGGTCACAAATTGTGACCTCAAGTTGGGGAGGTACAAGATATTTACCTTCAGTTTTTACAGAACAAGGAGTTGCAATGTTATCAAGTGTTTTGAATAGTGACAGAGCAATTGCTGTAAATATTAAAATTATTAGAATATTTACTAAAATGCGCGATTTATTAAGTGATAATTTGAGTTTACGATTAGAAATTGAAGACATTAAAAAGAAAGTAAACAATCACGATAAAAATATTGAGTTGGTTTTTTCTTATTTGGATGAATTAATCGAGAAAAAAGAAAATCCAGAAGAGAGAAATAAAATTGGGTATTAA